AAGAACGTCCGCTGCCTTGATAAACAAACTAgagtaagtatattttatatgctACTAGtactcctgatcacatataacagattgatctgTCTAATGTGCTTTAAAAAGGCAACCACTTTTACCAATTTCAttatgctgtcatctagcgacTACATAAGAAGTCGCGTTATAATTCTTATGGAATTGCGTGGAGCAACCAtacttccatctagtggtcgttactaaaaatgccttttcgacggtGGAGGCTCTAATGgttgttttcattttatgttgCCCCTTCATAACATAGGAATGGCCTTTCcgatatatgtgatcagggctagaACATTAAATCACAGAAAATATGACGTTAGGAAAAACAGCTTAAAGATTTTCATTTGCCTACAATTTAAGTATTTGAGTTTTCCTTACTTACTGATGTATTCACAGCTAATGTTTTCAAGTACTtaagattttttattataaaagtcCGTTAATTAATACCAATATTTTCCTCAAGACGAAGAGAAAATGAATAGGTCTAATTTGAACAACAGAAGAATGTATATTGTCCcaaaatacacacataactaacaaatatgttttgtttCATTGCAGCTGCAGAAAGTACTTCAACTGTTCCACAGTTCCTTACAGAACTACTCGGTTACGTTCGCGGAACTGAAGAAACACAGTCCTGCGGAATATCCAATAACAGATCTGGGGAAGAGACGGGATGTCATCGAGGGAATTACACAGCACCAcaatcaggtaggcctactttcaCGGACACTTATAACATTTATGGTCGGGGAAGCACTTGAATCTGTGTAATGTTACGTTTCACTTTTTTCGGTATTTTAAATAATCGAAATATATTTGCATAAAGTAGATAAAACAAAGATTCTGAAAACTCCTATTTAGATTATTGATAAATGAAAAACTagctaaaaacaataaaaattgcaggaatcatattttaaaatttaaggtGTAAattttggtttggttttttccgcgAAGTTTCTtgcttttaatataattttaattaaattcgtTTAGAAAACAGAcctttatatgcaattaataagcgTTCGAAATTCAATACTTACTTGGTTtgaatcgtaataataatattaaatgattCATTTTGTATATAGTACACTTGAGAAAGAAATAACCAACAGCAAAAGTATGTCCGACATAACAATTCTAAAAATACTGAGATCCAATACAAATAACGTTAACCGGgtttatacataatataaagtatatattatatacgacataaatataaatacatattaaaataattgtaaattactctTCAATGAAATTTCATAGTTCAGGCTGCTGATACTATTTAATGATTCCACGAGATTTAATTAATTCATACGGTATTCTATCTTAGCAGCCTCGTAATGGATTAGTAAGAAATTATTGATCGATGGCATGAGAATGTAtcgatacatttttatttaacatttttcttcacCTCAAGCTCGGATGTCCAACGTAGACAACTCTGTTTACTATTCAACTGGTCTAGTTGCGGGAATGTAAAGAAACTGAGAATCTAAAAAATTAtagacatttaaaatatattatttaaaattaaactccAACAGAAATTTTTTACAGATGATGTATTATATCTCTATCGGTGACTGACCGTTGAGTTTCAAGTGGTTTGTCTTCATTGTGGGCGTCAgaatactaaaaattaaaataaaagtaatctgATCATCTTCATTCCAATGCCTTAGTGTAAGCTGTGAGTTTAGACATACTTTTAGTACAAtcttttgctatctctcttccgCTCTCAGTAAATTGTGACGTTACAAAGAGACAAAAATATAACACAAGATCAGTACCTCTCATGTTTTTTAGAGCTTTGAGATCAAAATATGTCAAAAAAAGAAACCATGGCAATGttctaaatgtttatatttttttcttttcagatcTTGTGCGAAGTTGAATTTATGCACGAGATCCTGAACATCGAGATTCCTGAACGTGTGGCTGACGACCTCCTCTTCAAGAAGAAAGATAAGTGGTCCTCCGATCCGGACGTCACTGCTTCAAAAATCCAGGACTGGGGTGTCATCTCGCAGTACAAGACCTTTCTCAAGGAATGGTCTTCAATCATAATGAAAGTGAACAAGAACTCTGCGACGTGCAAGAACAGTGAAAACTCCAGCAATAAGAGAAGGAAGAAGCCAAAACACTGACGAATACCTCGACCCGGATTTTAAATTCTTCATGTCAGctcaaataattttcaattgtctgCACGTAGTTCGGAGAAAAGGCCAACTGTCCGAGGAGGCGACAAAGACGTCGAATAATATAAACAATGTCTCACACTCGGTGCCAAGAGCCTGGTTGTGCTAATAGATTTATAGGCACATCATTCGTCCTGTGTGCTTGGAATAGAGGTCTCGAAGGCGCACAACTCTTTTCCTATTGTGATGTCTGCTTAGTATTCATCTCGAATTCCGATCTGATATTTCAAGAAATCTCTTAGTTGTATCCTCGGACCGCTGGACCCAAACGTACCGACAATTGATGATGAAGTGGTTCTGTGTATACTGTGTATACGTTGACATATCAATTGCGTCCGATTTATGGAACTCAGTATTGATGAATAGTTTTAAAAATCACTCTGATGTGTTTATCATGTAcgaaagtttttatttttaaattatgttttatttaacgacgcccgcaactgcagaggttaaatcagcgtcgcccgtgtgccagaattttgtcatgcaggagttcttttacatgccagtaaatctactgacatgagactgtcgcatttaaacacacttaaatgccatcgacctcggccggatgAAGAAAGTTTTTATTGTAAGGTAATTTATACACTTATTTAATATGACGTGTCCAAAATTGGATCTATTGGAAAGATCTGAGATGTAATATAAATGTgttatttaagaataatttatATTCGAATGACGAGAGCGATGTCTCTTTGTGTTACTGAGCGTGCTTTAAGTTATTCTAGATCTGAAGTGTTAATATTGAATGTGGATTGATCTCAGAGAACATAATAGCCCTTTTttctgtaaatataataatacgcTTATATTTTGCCATATACGCTCGTTATAGTTCCTATATTTATTAAGCGTTATGTGATTACTGTATTAGAGAGGACGTAGTGATGTTTGTAGTTACGGGGAGTTAGTCGTTAACAGTGCCAAAAATTgcaaatgtttctttttatttgcttatattgAAGAGCATTCTTCCCTGAACaactttatatataatttatacatattcCAAAAATATTGGTATtcaataaatgcttatttaaaTCGTTGAATTATGACCAATAATAGTATACATTTAACTGTAAACGCTTTTTATCGAAAGCTGCATTTTCTAAGTTATTagtacactttgtataaaaaccaTTTGATCTAGACTTATAAAATGTTCAGGCTATCttacaaaatgtataataatgCTAGCCCACTGTTTAACATATTCTCACCTACCTTTCATTATAtgcgacaaaaatatttttaattataaacaaattcAAAAATGCCCCAAGATCGTAATATTTAAACGAACCCTACTCTTTCTGGCAAGAGCGCGGTCtactatttttttgttttatgtgattaaaaatctttgaaatctgaAATGTAGGAAAAGAGAAAGTTGTACCAAAACTATGTGACTGAACtcgtaattattaatgaaaatataattgttattaattttttctaagaAGTAAAGCAATGTATCAGATTTTCCAGTGCATACTTAAAGAGTAGAAAGAAGATATGATAATCAGAAAAAACGTAGTTCTGAATACTACAGCTGTGAGAAATTTAAATGTAgttatattttcacaaatttgGCATGACTTTACAACCACCTCCCCTTAAGAGAAAACTAAGCGCAAAGTATTTGCATCAAAAATAAATCACTTCGTCCTCTCTCAAGTTCAAGCCACATATTTTCTCAAAGATTTCAAACTTAACATGTAATATATCTGAAACTTTAAAAATGTTGTATATCCGAATCTTCAAATGTGACAgagtatttaatattgttttaatgttgATAAATGTATAATGTGTGGCTTGTACACAACTAAACATGGTAgtttaaatacgagtatatttaaattgtataGAATATAAAACCAACGAGGGCCTTAATTCCCCTCTTTTACGGAgaagaataaaattgttcttaGATTGTATAGTAATTTCGAGCCAGTTCTATCATATGAAAACCAGTGCCATTCCTACGATAACTTGCGTCCTAGACGAAAACTTCTTAATGAAATGGAGAAAATCCGTTTAGGTGcgattcatagacatttcgctagcccgtgctatgagcgtgctaaactagtcccggctatcgactggttacttgtacgggattcatatcatatcgctaacactggtttatgaatacgaaaaactttaattcgctgatcatccacttgaagcccgcgctaagaatgtctatgaatatagccCTTAGTGTTTAAATATGTTGTGTgtgtgttaaattatttaatatttatttttcactctcAAATCACTGTGTTCAATACatgtacattaatttattatatatttattgcaTCTTCATAAAATGCCATAAACAAAACAATAcggtttttatacatttttgtacTTCTCATtcggaaatgaaagaaaataatatttcataatttaattttgaagaaaacagtGTTATATTTTAATACCTTTTAATATCCTACAagtttcctcttttccttctttatCTAGCTAGTCACAAGTAGCTTACAGTGAATACCAGTACAGAAtgagtcagccagggctagaccggcGTCAGCGGAAAGTGGTATGCGTAGTAACTGCTACGCTATAGTAGAGATGagacctcttgctcgcgtacgtttcgtgtttagttacgagggtgcagctgtatacagtacatttagagtgcagtagtgtgccCATCATGAAATATAGTCTTGAACAACAAGTGTTTATTTCCAACTTTGTGAAATAcaatcttggagaacagttgtaacaaacttccgtcaATCATTCCCTGAATCACCAGACCTTCTAAATCAGGCCTACACAAGGTTtgtgctctccgagccggctcacagctcatgagcggaatgcagatattagctgcgctctgtataagggtggacggaaagaggggtgatctcgtacaaaatatacacaaaaggaagtactagtacgagtgattatgaaattaattcccgttcagtgtttgcaaaactatcttggactattattaattaataaagaaatatttattttacagaaataatagaaattctgtagctacttaaatgtacaatatcattttgttatatttgtatttatcagtacataaaaacgaggttttatgctgttggcagctgaaaggaacggtagcctactgatcgtaatgaaatatcagttacagatgttcgatgcctgcctgtATTAAAgtcgattatagaaaacagttgctcgcaaatataaatgttgagccaaacatagcaatcattttcacagctagCCTGTGCAGTCGTGGATATTGttactaatgtttagtcttgtaaaactcaaccaggctagtagtaatattcaaaagatctttagcccttaggtcacactgaagatcaataagttcgagctgtaaatcgttaaatgtaaaatgttatgttccgtcttttagattcctccatactgtactgtagcagtaggtaagcaacgtgaaacagttactgagaataggcctacacactacactccactagataactgagtggttgtttccctctcctctacctatagcaagtctatgtcattctgatgtatcttcctcttcgtttcggcgagcggtaaacacggatctcccgctccgaaggagcgcgcgcgctcgttgagcgctgtttgtgcaggtatgttctaaagcaatgatttacaatttaattaaaaaatttattacaactggatcagtattttataagaaacgaacatgtgtaAAGCAtgttctcactgaggagatgttagatgaaactggccaccgactagagagaagtcctacgGCGTCATCCCGCCATCAGCAGGTAGGGGTATCACAGTCTTTagtgataagaggtacgaaacattgaaaattaaaaccttacaaaattcttgTAGTTCAGAGGTTAACGGAATCAGATTATCAGAGAGGACTTAGGTTTTGCATGTCGTTCCACCCAATCAGTGTATGATGAACTATTTGACCCCATCTTAATTTTTTATAGCgacgaagcatggttccacctcAATGGTTAAAAGTAAATTTATGCGAATAACCCACATTCACTTGAGGAACTCAAACAAAATATCCGGCACGAAATTAGagccatttcggagaacgaactgcggcgagttgctggacatgtcttcaggagctgtgcagcctgccagatatcacaaggatGTCATTTCGgacatgaattgtgaattcggtgACTGcatcattacgcaatactaaTCTTCTTTAGTCTGATACCTAATGCAACTATATGCCACTTCGGAAATCTGATCCAACGTACACAATCTGAAATTAATACAGCAGTGGAGGGAAGAAAGTTATTTTAGGCAGGTTTCCTCTATGTGATTCCGCTTCTCCAGTAAACCCATTAATTCCCCaacatttcactgtcactgtttcatAACCATGTGACAGACAAGTCAGCCAGCACGAaaaattatcttcttcttctttcgctTACAAAGGTTTAGGCCTCCAGCGTCTGTTCCGATACTCAGACCTGATCTAACCATCACTTTTCAGGTGGTCCCACTTCTCTCCTACTTTTTGGTCTGTAATAAAATTCTTGCTGGGGAAGTCTCAA
The sequence above is a segment of the Periplaneta americana isolate PAMFEO1 chromosome 3, P.americana_PAMFEO1_priV1, whole genome shotgun sequence genome. Coding sequences within it:
- the LOC138696567 gene encoding uncharacterized protein isoform X2 — translated: MKHLLAAVLFAVLLSVLTAPSFGVPVRIHKRGAWHHPCGQFTKTESHGGKPGDPARHEITKLIRAVKTQINISNRYFKKEEKTISNLYHQVQNELREINYQYDWLPQKQLLWYKNVRCLDKQTRLQKVLQLFHSSLQNYSVTFAELKKHSPAEYPITDLGKRRDVIEGITQHHNQILCEVEFMHEILNIEIPERVADDLLFKKKDKWSSDPDVTASKIQDWGVISQYKTFLKEWSSIIMKVNKNSATCKNSENSSNKRRKKPKH
- the LOC138696567 gene encoding uncharacterized protein isoform X3, which encodes MRSVAVLFAVLLSVLTAPSFGVPVRIHKRGAWHHPCGQFTKTESHGGKPGDPARHEITKLIRAVKTQINISNRYFKKEEKTISNLYHQVQNELREINYQYDWLPQKQLLWYKNVRCLDKQTRLQKVLQLFHSSLQNYSVTFAELKKHSPAEYPITDLGKRRDVIEGITQHHNQILCEVEFMHEILNIEIPERVADDLLFKKKDKWSSDPDVTASKIQDWGVISQYKTFLKEWSSIIMKVNKNSATCKNSENSSNKRRKKPKH
- the LOC138696567 gene encoding uncharacterized protein isoform X1 codes for the protein MCGFQRENDQHIFNKKGQKDGFSLQTFNSNTVLFRITGLAVLFAVLLSVLTAPSFGVPVRIHKRGAWHHPCGQFTKTESHGGKPGDPARHEITKLIRAVKTQINISNRYFKKEEKTISNLYHQVQNELREINYQYDWLPQKQLLWYKNVRCLDKQTRLQKVLQLFHSSLQNYSVTFAELKKHSPAEYPITDLGKRRDVIEGITQHHNQILCEVEFMHEILNIEIPERVADDLLFKKKDKWSSDPDVTASKIQDWGVISQYKTFLKEWSSIIMKVNKNSATCKNSENSSNKRRKKPKH